The Hymenobacter sp. DG01 genome has a segment encoding these proteins:
- a CDS encoding gliding motility-associated C-terminal domain-containing protein, which translates to MPTSTLVVIFQRGVLLWLLCLLAPAARATHIVGGELDLQYLSGNRYQLTLNLYFDAVNGQAGALDRELTASIFEKGNNRRMLDVPLPLTSNTLVNYTNPACTTPSLVTRRLIYSQVITLTSQAYGSPNGYYAAVERCCRNNGISNIIDPGGAAQTFYLEFPAVVRGGQAFRNSTPRIFPPLSDYACRGELFYYNFSGTDADGDSLVYDLVTPLNGSSNTFTPKPARASAAPYSTIRWADSLSVNRQIPGRPTLSIGRFTGRLEVRPTRLGLFVFGVRCTEYRKGVRLGEARRDFQLKVINCPTNARPKVVMQVPGRSRPYQLGRDTLRMTPTTGRCFTLKFTDPDPTSTLTLSLRPVNFSVPLPTLSVQQGMVRAPGAPDTLVSQLCFPACFNTRGQVFLLDVIVADDGCSLPKRDTVRVAVTSIPDPNAPPLLRTTAALPLRARPGDLINFELVAADPDNDPLTLEMSGRGFSPTALGAQLTQLQTNGQLTGRFSWRVDCRAVDKPLYEFEFTAAATPCAERQATTVVVPIQIDYLNHAPALTSTLPPAAGSSPVPVVIRRPIGGMYEATLAGLDIDQDALTLAATGAGFDLAAAGMSFEARNGTGQAAGTFRWEANCEAVRRNGLEVTFVLQESTCRPQPQTRVVRFEVEPPPAREFIPSNIITPYQRDDKNDYFELDNLKNNLPPDFCDSRFADIDIFNRWGARVYHTTNRSFRWDGDGLPAGVYYYLIEFTDKKRYKGTVTIAN; encoded by the coding sequence TCTGCTGTGGCTGCTCTGCCTGCTGGCCCCGGCAGCCCGGGCCACCCACATTGTGGGCGGCGAGCTGGACCTGCAATACCTGTCGGGCAACCGCTACCAGCTGACCCTTAACCTGTATTTCGATGCCGTAAACGGGCAGGCCGGCGCCCTCGACCGGGAGCTTACGGCCAGCATTTTCGAGAAGGGCAACAACCGCCGGATGCTGGACGTGCCGCTGCCCCTGACCAGCAACACCCTCGTCAACTACACCAACCCGGCCTGCACTACCCCCTCCCTGGTTACTAGGCGCCTGATTTATTCCCAGGTCATTACCCTGACCAGCCAGGCCTACGGCAGTCCGAACGGCTACTATGCGGCCGTAGAGCGCTGCTGCCGCAACAATGGCATCAGCAATATTATTGATCCGGGCGGGGCCGCTCAGACGTTCTACCTGGAGTTTCCGGCCGTGGTGCGGGGCGGGCAGGCTTTCCGTAACTCCACGCCGCGCATTTTCCCGCCCCTGAGCGACTATGCTTGCCGCGGCGAGCTGTTCTATTACAACTTCAGCGGTACTGATGCCGACGGCGACTCCCTGGTGTACGACCTGGTAACGCCCCTGAATGGCTCGTCCAACACGTTTACCCCCAAACCCGCCCGGGCCTCCGCGGCCCCCTACAGCACCATACGCTGGGCCGACAGCCTCTCGGTAAACCGCCAGATTCCGGGGCGGCCTACCCTGAGCATCGGGCGGTTTACGGGGCGGCTGGAGGTACGGCCTACCCGCCTAGGCCTGTTTGTGTTTGGGGTGCGCTGCACTGAGTACCGGAAGGGAGTGCGATTAGGAGAAGCCCGGCGCGATTTTCAGCTCAAAGTCATCAACTGCCCCACCAATGCCCGCCCGAAAGTAGTAATGCAGGTACCCGGCCGCAGCCGCCCCTACCAGCTCGGGCGCGATACGCTGCGCATGACGCCCACCACCGGCCGCTGTTTCACCCTGAAGTTCACTGACCCGGACCCCACCTCGACCCTGACGTTGTCGTTGCGGCCGGTTAATTTCTCGGTGCCCCTGCCCACGCTCAGCGTGCAGCAGGGCATGGTGCGGGCGCCCGGCGCCCCCGATACGCTGGTGTCGCAGCTTTGCTTCCCGGCCTGCTTTAACACCCGGGGCCAGGTGTTTCTGCTGGATGTGATTGTGGCCGACGATGGCTGCAGCCTGCCCAAGCGCGACACCGTGCGGGTAGCCGTTACCTCCATTCCTGACCCCAATGCCCCACCCCTGCTGCGCACCACTGCCGCCCTGCCCCTGCGCGCCCGTCCCGGCGACCTGATTAACTTCGAGTTAGTAGCGGCCGACCCCGACAACGACCCGCTCACCCTGGAAATGAGCGGCCGGGGCTTCTCGCCGACGGCCCTCGGCGCCCAGCTTACTCAACTGCAAACCAATGGCCAGCTAACGGGCCGCTTCAGCTGGCGCGTTGATTGCCGGGCTGTGGATAAGCCACTCTATGAGTTTGAATTTACGGCGGCGGCTACCCCCTGCGCCGAGCGGCAGGCCACCACGGTGGTCGTGCCCATCCAGATTGATTACCTCAACCACGCCCCCGCCCTAACCAGTACCCTGCCGCCTGCGGCTGGCTCTTCGCCCGTGCCCGTCGTGATTAGGCGGCCCATCGGGGGCATGTACGAAGCAACGTTGGCGGGGCTGGATATTGACCAGGATGCCCTGACCCTGGCAGCTACGGGCGCCGGCTTCGACCTGGCCGCGGCCGGCATGAGCTTCGAGGCTCGCAACGGCACGGGCCAGGCCGCTGGCACATTCCGGTGGGAAGCCAACTGCGAGGCCGTGCGCCGTAATGGCCTGGAGGTAACGTTCGTGCTCCAGGAAAGCACCTGCCGCCCGCAGCCCCAGACCCGGGTGGTTCGTTTTGAGGTAGAGCCCCCGCCCGCGCGCGAATTCATTCCCTCCAACATCATTACGCCCTACCAGCGCGACGACAAAAACGACTACTTCGAGCTGGATAACCTAAAAAACAACCTGCCCCCGGATTTCTGCGACTCCCGCTTTGCCGACATCGACATCTTCAACCGCTGGGGCGCCCGCGTGTACCACACCACCAACCGCAGCTTCCGCTGGGACGGGGACGGCCTGCCCGCCGGGGTGTATTATTACCTCATCGAATTTACGGACAAGAAACGCTACAAAGGCACCGTTACCATTGCCAACTAA
- a CDS encoding cytochrome c oxidase subunit 3, with amino-acid sequence MNSDQERTNKIGAGRPASAFQRMERVPPMLLMLYLGLGGITVLFLMLVVAYAYTRHQSDAPTGIYPLPRFFSLSTIVLLISSYTINQARRLYAHDDLTGLGRCLGATLLLSSVFAGLQVLGWRELTTQGVALDGVASGTFVYLLSALHVAHLLGGMLFLLALLLRTHHASRDAVRSLVFIRNPYRRLQLRMITLYWHFIDVLWVGLFAVFLFLY; translated from the coding sequence ATGAATTCCGACCAAGAACGAACCAACAAAATTGGAGCCGGCCGGCCGGCTTCGGCCTTCCAGCGTATGGAGCGGGTACCGCCCATGCTGTTGATGCTTTACCTGGGCCTGGGCGGCATTACCGTGCTGTTCCTGATGCTGGTAGTAGCCTATGCCTACACCCGCCACCAGAGTGATGCCCCTACGGGCATTTACCCGCTCCCGCGCTTCTTCTCCCTGAGTACCATTGTGCTGCTCATTAGCAGCTACACCATCAACCAGGCCCGCCGCCTTTACGCCCACGACGACCTGACCGGGCTGGGCCGTTGTCTGGGGGCTACGCTGCTGCTGAGCAGTGTATTTGCCGGCCTGCAGGTGTTGGGCTGGCGCGAGCTGACTACCCAGGGCGTGGCCCTGGATGGGGTAGCCAGCGGCACGTTTGTGTACCTGCTCTCGGCCCTGCACGTAGCCCACCTGCTGGGGGGCATGCTGTTTCTGCTGGCCCTGCTGCTGCGTACCCACCATGCCTCCCGCGACGCCGTCCGGAGCCTGGTATTCATTCGCAACCCCTACCGCCGCCTGCAGCTGCGCATGATTACCCTGTACTGGCACTTCATTGATGTGCTATGGGTAGGGCTGTTCGCGGTGTTTCTGTTCCTGTATTAA
- a CDS encoding DUF4920 domain-containing protein, with protein sequence MPKSFLYGTAFVLLALSQPLSASAQKSKAKPKEACDDKAETAAQAKAATQAPGSIYGASFAAADARPISELRQLLGTRDSAQLKLVGTAEAVCQAKGCWLTMAMPDGQKVRVRFKDYAFFVPKDITGRRVVVNGWAHREVVSVAAQQHYAQDAGKSAKEIAAITRPQEQLNFEADGVLIEGK encoded by the coding sequence ATGCCGAAGTCCTTCTTATATGGTACCGCATTTGTTCTGCTGGCCCTAAGCCAGCCCTTGAGTGCCAGCGCCCAGAAAAGCAAAGCCAAACCCAAAGAAGCCTGCGACGACAAGGCGGAAACAGCTGCTCAGGCCAAGGCCGCAACCCAAGCCCCCGGCAGCATTTACGGCGCTAGCTTTGCCGCCGCCGACGCCCGCCCCATAAGCGAGCTGCGCCAGCTCCTGGGTACCCGCGACTCGGCCCAACTGAAGCTGGTGGGCACGGCCGAGGCGGTGTGCCAGGCCAAAGGCTGCTGGCTTACCATGGCTATGCCCGACGGCCAGAAGGTGCGCGTGCGCTTTAAGGATTACGCTTTCTTCGTGCCCAAAGACATTACCGGCCGCCGGGTGGTAGTAAATGGCTGGGCTCACCGCGAGGTAGTATCGGTGGCCGCGCAGCAGCACTACGCCCAGGATGCCGGCAAATCGGCCAAGGAAATTGCGGCCATCACCCGCCCCCAGGAGCAGCTCAACTTTGAGGCCGACGGGGTGCTGATTGAAGGCAAATAA
- the ligA gene encoding NAD-dependent DNA ligase LigA — MTTDIQQQITALTERLHHLNYQYYQRDISEVPDQEFDQMLAELARLEREYPQFAHPNSPTQRVGGTITKQFPTAKHRYPMLSLGNTYSEADLREFDERVRRGLEGADLHYVCELKFDGVAMSLTYQEGQLTQGVTRGDGTRGDVVTSNVRTIRTLPLHLRAEGPTQPPEFEVRGEVFMPLPVFAELNAEREANGEALLANPRNAASGTLKLQDSAQVAARKLRFYAYSFLMPGRNQFPTHSASLEALQAWGLPVSDTWRLCGTIEEVLDFVHEWEKKRFTLPVATDGIVIKVDDFRQQELLGFTAKSPRWAIAYKYPAEAARTRLNTIQYQVGRTGAVTPVALLDPVPLAGTVVKRASVHNANQIAALDLRLGDLVFVEKGGEIIPKITGVDFASRPADAVPIVYPTECPACGTPLIRPEGEAHFRCPNDRGCPPQLKAKLEHFVSRKAMNIDGLGAETVGRFFDLRLVTNAASLYDLPAKAHELAQLERMGEKSVQRLTTGLEQSKQVPFDRVLFGLGIRYVGETVAEKLANHYRTVDALAAASATELAAVPEVGGVIAESVAAWFQEPENRQLVEGLRAAGVQLALTGEAPQPVSDRLAGLTFVLSGVFEQHSREELQHLIQQNGGKITGSISKKLSYLVAGDKMGPAKREKATDLKVPIITENELLAMIPTSLDATDAVLDQILGAPATETSAASEETLPPAPSSNPGQQGTLF; from the coding sequence ATGACGACCGACATCCAGCAGCAGATAACGGCCCTCACCGAGCGCCTCCACCACCTCAACTACCAGTACTACCAGCGCGATATTTCCGAAGTACCGGACCAGGAGTTCGACCAGATGCTGGCCGAGCTGGCCCGCCTGGAGCGGGAGTACCCACAGTTTGCCCACCCTAACTCGCCCACCCAGCGCGTAGGAGGCACCATTACGAAGCAGTTTCCCACGGCCAAGCACCGCTACCCCATGCTAAGCTTGGGCAATACCTACTCCGAGGCCGACCTGCGCGAGTTCGACGAGCGGGTGCGTCGGGGCCTGGAAGGGGCTGATCTGCATTACGTCTGTGAGCTGAAATTCGATGGGGTAGCCATGAGCCTGACCTACCAGGAAGGCCAGCTAACCCAGGGCGTGACGCGCGGCGACGGCACCCGCGGTGATGTAGTCACCAGCAACGTGCGCACCATCCGGACCCTACCCCTGCACTTGCGCGCTGAGGGTCCTACCCAGCCCCCGGAGTTTGAAGTGCGCGGGGAAGTATTTATGCCCCTGCCGGTTTTTGCCGAGCTGAATGCCGAGCGGGAAGCCAACGGTGAGGCCCTGCTAGCCAACCCGCGCAATGCCGCCAGCGGCACGCTCAAGCTCCAGGACTCGGCGCAGGTGGCGGCCCGCAAGCTGCGCTTCTACGCCTACTCCTTCCTGATGCCGGGGCGCAACCAGTTTCCTACCCATAGCGCCTCGCTGGAAGCCCTGCAAGCCTGGGGCCTGCCTGTGTCGGATACGTGGCGTTTGTGTGGCACTATTGAGGAGGTGCTGGATTTCGTGCATGAGTGGGAGAAAAAGCGGTTTACGCTACCCGTTGCTACCGATGGCATCGTAATTAAGGTAGATGATTTCCGCCAGCAGGAGCTGCTGGGCTTCACCGCCAAAAGTCCCCGCTGGGCCATTGCCTACAAGTACCCCGCCGAAGCCGCCCGCACCCGCCTCAACACCATTCAGTACCAGGTGGGCCGCACCGGCGCTGTAACGCCCGTTGCCCTGCTCGATCCGGTACCCTTGGCCGGCACGGTGGTGAAGCGCGCCTCGGTGCACAACGCCAACCAGATTGCCGCCCTCGACCTTCGCCTCGGCGACTTAGTGTTTGTGGAGAAAGGCGGCGAAATCATTCCCAAGATTACAGGCGTTGATTTTGCTTCGCGCCCCGCTGATGCCGTTCCTATTGTGTACCCCACTGAGTGCCCGGCCTGCGGCACTCCGCTAATTCGGCCCGAGGGGGAAGCCCACTTCCGCTGCCCCAACGATCGGGGTTGTCCGCCCCAGCTCAAAGCCAAGCTGGAGCACTTCGTGTCGCGCAAAGCCATGAACATCGACGGGCTGGGCGCCGAAACTGTGGGCCGCTTCTTCGACCTGCGCCTGGTGACCAACGCCGCTTCCCTCTACGATCTGCCGGCCAAGGCCCACGAGCTAGCCCAGTTGGAACGCATGGGCGAAAAATCGGTGCAGCGCCTCACTACTGGCCTGGAGCAGAGCAAGCAGGTACCCTTTGATCGGGTGCTGTTTGGCCTGGGCATCCGGTACGTGGGCGAAACCGTGGCTGAGAAGCTGGCCAACCACTACCGTACTGTTGATGCGCTGGCGGCGGCTTCGGCTACGGAGTTGGCGGCCGTGCCGGAGGTAGGCGGGGTTATTGCCGAGTCGGTGGCTGCGTGGTTTCAGGAGCCAGAGAACCGGCAGCTGGTAGAAGGCTTGCGGGCCGCCGGCGTGCAGCTGGCCCTGACCGGCGAAGCGCCCCAGCCCGTGAGCGACCGGTTGGCCGGCCTTACGTTTGTGCTTTCCGGAGTATTTGAGCAGCACAGCCGCGAGGAGCTGCAGCACCTGATTCAGCAAAACGGCGGCAAGATTACGGGCAGCATCAGCAAAAAGCTCAGCTACCTGGTAGCCGGCGACAAGATGGGCCCTGCCAAGCGCGAAAAAGCCACCGACCTGAAAGTGCCCATCATCACCGAAAACGAGCTGCTAGCCATGATTCCAACCAGCCTCGATGCTACCGACGCCGTGCTGGACCAAATCCTGGGTGCTCCGGCTACCGAAACCTCGGCGGCTTCGGAGGAAACCCTACCCCCCGCTCCTTCTTCAAACCCCGGACAGCAGGGCACGCTTTTCTAA
- a CDS encoding rhodanese-like domain-containing protein — MSLRLFAAAALLSIASPGCSQDGGQSITPPAAVQQQLNQPGTVLLDVRSPEEFAAGHLPGAQNLDYRADDFAQQVAKLDPKQNYVLYCASGNRSGKAAILMQEKGFKQVVNAGAYKTLQENGVKK, encoded by the coding sequence ATGTCTCTTCGTTTGTTTGCCGCTGCTGCTCTGCTGAGCATCGCCAGCCCCGGCTGCTCCCAAGATGGGGGCCAGTCCATTACGCCGCCGGCTGCCGTGCAGCAGCAACTCAACCAGCCCGGCACCGTGCTGCTGGATGTGCGTAGCCCCGAGGAATTTGCCGCCGGCCACTTGCCCGGCGCTCAAAACCTGGACTACCGCGCCGATGACTTCGCCCAGCAGGTCGCCAAACTCGACCCCAAGCAAAACTACGTGCTTTACTGCGCCTCTGGCAACCGCAGCGGCAAAGCCGCCATCCTCATGCAGGAGAAAGGCTTTAAGCAAGTGGTCAACGCCGGCGCTTACAAGACGCTGCAAGAGAATGGCGTGAAAAAGTAA
- a CDS encoding polysaccharide deacetylase family protein yields MKFTYYPLLAAVSLASLGALTACSDAKNATAAESNAATSSALAADSAETATIATAGNATAASVGNGGSPATIPANKRADAATIIARPQVPILCYHQIRDWRAKDSKGAKDYIVPVEQFKAQIKMLADSGYHTILPDQLFAYLTTGAPLPSKPVMLTFDDTDLDQFTVARPTLDKYGFKAVYFIMTVSLGRPNYMSKAQVKQLSDEGNVIGSHTWDHHNVKKYQGNDWVTQIEKPTKQLEEITGKKINYFAYPFGLWNPEAIPELKKRGMDAAFILAEKRDQQDPLYTIRRIIASGYWSPRTLHNSMVQSF; encoded by the coding sequence ATGAAATTTACTTATTACCCGCTGCTGGCCGCGGTTTCTCTGGCCAGCCTAGGCGCCCTCACGGCCTGCAGCGACGCCAAAAATGCTACCGCCGCTGAAAGCAACGCCGCCACCTCCTCGGCCCTGGCCGCCGACTCGGCCGAAACGGCTACTATTGCCACTGCCGGTAATGCCACTGCCGCTAGTGTCGGCAATGGCGGCAGCCCCGCCACCATCCCGGCCAACAAGCGCGCCGACGCCGCTACCATCATTGCCCGGCCCCAGGTGCCCATCCTGTGCTACCACCAGATCCGCGACTGGCGCGCCAAGGACTCCAAAGGAGCCAAGGACTACATCGTGCCGGTAGAGCAGTTTAAGGCCCAGATCAAGATGCTGGCCGACTCGGGCTACCACACCATCCTGCCCGACCAGCTGTTCGCCTACCTCACCACCGGCGCTCCGCTGCCCAGCAAGCCCGTGATGCTGACCTTCGACGACACCGACCTCGACCAGTTCACGGTGGCCCGCCCCACGCTGGACAAGTATGGTTTCAAGGCCGTGTACTTTATCATGACGGTAAGCCTGGGCCGCCCCAACTACATGAGCAAGGCGCAGGTAAAGCAGCTTTCGGATGAAGGCAACGTGATTGGCTCGCACACCTGGGACCACCATAACGTAAAGAAATACCAGGGCAATGATTGGGTGACGCAGATCGAGAAACCCACTAAGCAACTGGAAGAAATTACCGGCAAGAAAATCAACTACTTCGCCTACCCCTTTGGCCTCTGGAACCCCGAGGCTATTCCGGAGCTGAAGAAGCGCGGCATGGATGCGGCCTTCATCCTGGCTGAGAAGCGCGACCAGCAGGACCCACTCTACACCATTCGCCGCATCATTGCCAGCGGCTACTGGAGCCCCCGCACCCTGCACAACAGCATGGTTCAAAGCTTCTAA
- the dapA gene encoding 4-hydroxy-tetrahydrodipicolinate synthase has translation MDKLRGTGVALVTPFTPTPERAVDYAALRRLVDFTIEGGVEYLVINGTTAESATLTTEEKAEVLRVVREQVAGRVPLVYGIGGNDTAATVRTIQNTDLTGIVALLSASPYYNKPSQRGIIAHYQQLADASPVPVILYNVPGRTSSNMTAATTLTLAQHPNIIGIKEASGNLEQCIAIAAAKPDGFLLISGDDMMTTSLISFGAVGIISVLANAFPRRFSDMTRAALQGDFKAASKLLFSFVELNPLMYEESNPVGVKAALAAQGLCADAVRLPLVEGSESLKQRIAACAQ, from the coding sequence ATGGACAAACTCCGTGGCACTGGCGTAGCCCTCGTTACCCCCTTCACTCCTACCCCCGAGCGCGCCGTGGACTACGCCGCCCTGCGCCGCCTCGTCGACTTCACTATTGAAGGCGGCGTGGAGTACCTCGTTATCAACGGCACCACGGCCGAATCGGCTACCCTCACCACCGAAGAGAAGGCCGAAGTGCTGCGCGTAGTGCGAGAGCAGGTGGCCGGGCGCGTACCGCTGGTGTACGGCATCGGGGGCAACGACACGGCCGCTACTGTGCGCACCATCCAGAATACCGACCTGACCGGCATTGTGGCCCTGTTGTCGGCCTCGCCCTACTACAACAAGCCCAGTCAGCGCGGCATCATCGCCCACTACCAACAGCTGGCCGACGCCTCACCGGTGCCCGTGATTCTGTACAACGTGCCCGGCCGCACCAGCTCCAACATGACGGCGGCCACTACCCTTACCCTGGCCCAACACCCCAACATCATCGGCATTAAGGAAGCCAGCGGCAACCTGGAGCAGTGCATTGCCATTGCCGCCGCCAAACCCGATGGTTTCCTACTGATTTCCGGCGACGACATGATGACGACTTCGCTCATCAGCTTCGGGGCTGTGGGCATCATTTCGGTACTGGCTAACGCCTTCCCGCGCCGCTTCTCCGATATGACCCGTGCCGCCCTCCAGGGCGACTTCAAGGCGGCCAGTAAGCTGCTGTTCAGCTTCGTGGAACTGAACCCGTTGATGTACGAGGAAAGCAACCCCGTCGGGGTAAAAGCCGCCCTGGCCGCCCAGGGCCTCTGCGCCGATGCCGTGCGCCTACCCCTGGTAGAGGGCTCAGAGAGCTTAAAGCAACGGATTGCAGCTTGCGCTCAATAG
- a CDS encoding VOC family protein, protein MYYSVTYSFGRPEVADELFDTAPTAAYGSSYAKNTMENTQLPMPAKAPHGINGKMRAAHVGLRTTDYAGTLNWYTEKLGFRIVKEWTVGNLQLAFLAPANDDNFWLEVVCEETLDSTPEPPRPITSGFHHLCLEVDNVEETLSALREKEVRVIREPFSVPAIGKRCGFITDLHGNVIEFAENIN, encoded by the coding sequence TTGTATTACTCAGTTACTTACTCTTTCGGTCGTCCCGAGGTAGCCGACGAGCTTTTTGATACAGCACCAACGGCGGCTTACGGTTCGTCTTACGCGAAAAACACGATGGAAAACACTCAGTTGCCAATGCCAGCCAAAGCACCACACGGCATCAACGGAAAAATGCGCGCCGCCCACGTTGGCCTGCGCACTACCGACTATGCAGGCACCCTGAACTGGTACACGGAAAAACTAGGCTTCCGAATAGTAAAGGAATGGACGGTAGGAAACTTACAGCTAGCGTTCCTGGCGCCGGCCAATGATGACAACTTTTGGCTAGAAGTAGTTTGCGAAGAGACACTGGACTCTACTCCCGAACCGCCCCGCCCCATTACCTCAGGCTTCCATCATCTGTGTCTGGAAGTCGACAATGTGGAAGAAACTCTGTCAGCGTTGCGGGAAAAGGAAGTTCGGGTTATCCGGGAGCCTTTCTCTGTGCCGGCCATTGGCAAGCGCTGCGGGTTCATTACCGACCTGCATGGCAATGTGATTGAGTTTGCTGAGAACATCAACTAA